The Kineothrix sp. IPX-CK genomic interval CTTTCGATAGTGAAGAAGAGGCCATAGAAGCGGTGCTCGCACGCAGGATAGTACCGGGAGATGCTGTGATTATCCGCTACGAAGGGCCGAAAGGCAGCGGCATGCCGGAGATGTTTTACACGACGGAAGCGATAGCCTCCGATGAAAAGCTGGGCAAGACCATTGCACTTATTACGGACGGAAGATTTTCCGGTGCCTCCAAGGGACCTGCGATCGGACACGTTTCCCCTGAGGCTGCACAGGGAGGCCCGATCGCATTGGTGGAAGAGAACGACATCATACTGGTTGATATTCCTGCCAGAAGGTTGGAAATAATAGGAATAGACGGAGTAGAGATGAAAGAAGAGGAAATAAAAAGGGTTCTTGAGAACAGAAGGAGAACGTGGAAGCAGAAGGCGAAGAAGTCAGACTCCAAAGTACTCGAGTTATTTAAAGAAAAAGCTGTATCACCTATGAAGGGTGGATATATGGAATAAGGGGAAGTATGTTGCATAAAAGGAGATTAAGCAGGTCGCACAGGGTCTGCTTAATCTTTTTTTGTTCATTATGTAATATATATCTATGTATTTGGCATAGAAACTGGTATAATAATACAAAAAGGGGGGATGTCATGAAAGCAAGAAATCATGAAGTTACAGCGGCACAGAAACTTCTTAGTGCCGACGGCTCCATAGCTGAAAGGGGCTGGTCCAGACAGCAGCTCCAGACCTATCGCCGCGAGGATATAAAGGCCCCGAAGTTCCGCATAAAAGAATGGGACTATTATCTGGTGATGAACGAAGACTATGGTGCCGCCTTTACCGTATCCGATGACGGATATATCGGGTTGCAGTCCGTCTCATTGCTGGATTTTAAGAAGAAGTGGGAGCATACGGAGACCATTTTAAACTTTCTGCCAATGGGAAGACTGCATATGCCGGCAAGCTCCCGTGAGGGAGACGTACGGTATGAGGATAAACGCCTTAGGATATCTTTTTGCTTGGAAGAGGAAAAGAGGATCATAGACTGCCTCTTTCATAATTTTTATGAAGGTAGAGATTTCGCGTGTCATATTGAATTAGAACAGCCGGATATGGATACGATAGCAATAGCTACCCCGTGGAAGGGAAAGAAGAAGGCCTTTTATTATAACCAGAAAATCAACTGCATGCGTGCCAAGGGATGGATGGAATCAGGCGGTGAAAGATATGAATTTCATCCGGACACCGACTTCGGTACGCTGGATTGGGGACGGGGCGTATGGACTTACAATAATGTATGGTTTTGGGGAAGCGGGAACTGTAATTTGGAGGGGCATGCTTTCGGCTTCAATATAGGCTACGGCTTTGGAGATACTGGTTCGGCTTCTGAAAATGTTATATTTTACGATTATAAAGCGCACAAGCTGGAGGATGTTACCTTTCACATTCCGCAGGACGATTATCTGAAGCCGTGGAAATTCACTTCAAGTGACGACAGGTTCGAGATGGATTTCGTGCCGGTCATCGATAGGGCAGCCAAGTTGAATGCACTCATTATTGCCTCCGACCAGCATCAGGTATTCGGGCGCATGTCGGGAAGAGTGGTGTTAGACGATGGCACGGCGCTTGCTGTGAAGAATATGATGTGCTTTGCGGAAAGGGTTCATAACAGATATTAAGTCATTATATTTAATATATTCTTGACGAGATTAGCAAACATCTGAACGAGGGAAAGCTGAGAGGAGCATGGTATAAAAATGAACAGAGATATTAAACAGATAATGAAAATGCAGAGAATGTTTTACGAAACCGGAGTGACGAAGCAATACAGATTTCGTATAAGAGCGCTTGAAAGGCTTGAGAATGCACTTCAAGAATACGAAGAAGAGCTGAAGCTGGCGCTGAAGGCAGATTTGAATAAATCTCTTTCCGAAAGCTATATGGCGGAAATAGGATTGACAAAATCGGAGCTTTCCTATGTAAAAAAGAATCTTCACCGGTGGATGGGGCCTAAAAAGGTTCCGACTCCTATTGCGCAGTTTCCTGCGGACAGCTTTATCCTGCAGGAGCCTTACGGCATTGCGCTCATCATGGCGCCGTGGAACTACCCCGTTCTCCTTTGCCTGGAGCCCCTTATCGATGCGATAGCGGCGGGGAACTGCGTAGTGTTAAAGCCCTCTGCCTATGCTCCGGCGGTTTCGTCAGCCTTGAAAAAAATGCTGAAGGCCATATACCCGGAAAAATTCGTAGCCGTAGTGGAGGGAGGAAGAGAGGAAAACGCAGAGCTTTTAGAGCAGCGGTTCGATTACATTTTCTTTACCGGAGGAGTGACGGTTGGAAGGATGGTTTTGGAGAAAGCGGCGAAGCATCTGACTCCGGTCACTTTGGAACTGGGAGGAAAAAGCCCTTGCATCGTAGACAAGACGGCGAATGTGGAGACGGCGGCAAAAAGAATCGCTTTTGGAAAGATACTGAATGCAGGACAGACCTGTGTGGCTCCTGATTACCTCTTGGTTCATAAGGATGTAAAGGAAGAACTGTTAAAAGGTATATGCGCCGAATGGAGAAGGATGCTTGGAGAGGAGCCTCTCGAAAACTCTGATTATCCGAAGATAATCAATCAAAAGCATTTTGAACGCCTGCTGCATTTGACAGAAGGAGAAAAAATAATAACAGGAGGAACCTATAATGCGGAGACGAGGCAAATTGCTCCCATTTTATTGGATGGGGTGACGCTGGACAGCGCTGTTATGAAGGAAGAAATATTCGGTCCGATACTGCCGGTACTCACATTTGAAACGAGGGATGAAATAAAGAAACTTGTGTTATCCTTTGAAAAGCCTCTGGCATTTTATCTTTTTACTGAAGATAAGGATATGGAGCAATGGGCACTTGGAACGTTTTCTTTCGGGGGTGGATGTATCAATGATACATTGGTGCATCTGGCTTCCTCCCATCTTCCGTTCGGCGGAGTGGGAGGAAGCGGTATGGGAAGCTATCATGGAAAGGTGGGATTTGAAACCTTCAGCCATAGTAAAAGTGTGTTGAAAAGTGGTTATCATCCGGACGTACCGTTTCGCTACCATCCGTACTCCGATACGAAAGATAAAGCGATACGGCTGTTTTTAAAGTGAGGGTTTCATACGATGAAGGAATTATGACAGCAATGTCATAGGAAATACTTATGGGATAAAGGAGAGGGATACATATGAAGCTGAGGAACTTTAAAGTGAGAACAAAAATGCTCGCATTGGGGTTAATGGTAGTCGTGGCTATGACGGGCATATGCTTCGGCTTTCTTACCAGCATAGGTAAGATAAGCGAGGCATCACTGGTTCAGATGGAAGAAGTCATGACGACGGATTATGACAGCAAGATCAAAGAGCAGGTAGAAAATGCCATATCTATGCTGGAAGCGGTCTATGCCAAATATGAGGCCGGTGAATATACGTTAGAAGAGGCAGAAACCCTGGGCGCTGACCTTCTTAGAGAAATACGCTATGGAGAAAGCGGATATTTCTGGGCGGATACCTATGAGGGCGATAATGTCGTACTGTTAGGCAATGAGACGGAAGGAACGAATCGAATGGAAACCAAGGACGCCAACGGCTTCCAGATGGTGAAAGAAATTATTCGTGTAGGGCGGGAGCCGGAGGGCGGATATACCGATTACTATTTTCCGAGAGAGGGAGGCACGGAGGCGTTTCCGAAACGTTCTTACAGTAAAGCCTTCGAGCCTTTCGGCTGGGTGATCGGAACGGGAAATTATATCGATGATATAAATAAAGCACTGGATGAGACTCAGCAGGAGCAGAAAGCTTTTGCAACGGAAAGCCTTGCCAGATTGTTTTCCGTTACTGCAGCGGTTCTTGTTGTTGTAGCTTTATTTACCTTTATTATAGCGATGGAAATCATCAAAGCGCTGAAAACGGCTTTGGCTTATAATGAGGTTTTGGGGGACGGAGACTTTACCGTCACTTTGCCGGACAATTTTCTTGCCAGAAGAGATGATTTCGGTTTGCTGTCCAGGGTCATGGATAGGATGAAGAACAACCTTAAGGGGTTGATTGTGGAGATCCACGGTGATATCCATGTAATAAAGGAAATGACTTCCAATATCAATGAAAAGGTATTGGAGGTAAATCAGGAGATGGAGACGGTGTCTGCCACCACGCAGGAACTGGCTGCGAGTATGGAGGAGACTGCAGCCTCCGCACAGGAGATTTCCGCAATGTCGCAGGAAATAGAAGCTTCCGCGAAAAATATCGCCGGAAAATCTGAGGATGGAGCGCAAAGAGTGGCAGATATCCGCATGAGAGCTGAGAAGGCTATGGAGGATACGAAACAGGACCACGAGGCGGCGAGAAAGATAAACAATCGAATGAAAGCCGAACTGGGACAAGCGCTGGAGAATATAAGAGTGGTGGAGGAAATAAGCGTTTTAACTGATTCTATCATGGGAATTACTTCGCAGACGAATATGCTCGCCCTGAACGCGTCGATAGAGGCTGCAAGGGCAGGTGAAGCAGGAAAAGGATTTGCTGTGGTCGCTGAGCAGATCCGAGTGCTGGCAGAGCAGTCCAGACAAGCAGTGGCCAATATACAGACGATAACCGGACAGGTCAAAGAAGCGGTCTCGGCCCTTTCGCTATATGCAAAGCAATTGCTGGATTTCGTATCTACGGATGTTTCAGAGAGCTACAACAGCTTTGAAGAAACGGCGCAGGCATACGAAGAGGACGCTCAGTTCGTGGACGGCCTGATAACCGAATTCAGTAAAGAAGCGTCACGTTTATTGGATTCCATCACCGGTATTATGGAAGCTATCGAAGAGGTAGGAAATGCATCGGGCGAAGGAGCCGAAGGAACTACGGATATTGCCGGAAGAGTCAGCTCGGTGGTAATACAGACCGGGCAGATGACGAAAGCGGTTCAGGAGGCTAATGACAGGGTACAGAAAGTAAACGGTGAAATAAGGAAATTCAAGACAGAATAAGAGGGTGAAGAATGGGAAGAAATGAAGAACTCCGAATGACATATTCAGGATTGCTGATGAAGGATGGCGAGAAGATGGTGCGCGTCAGCTTCGAGCGCGGCAAAGGCGCTTATGCGGAGGGCATCGTACCGAGAGGGGTAATTGAAAAATCTTCCGGGTTTACGAAAGAAGAAGTCGATATGCTTACTGCCTATTTGCAAGATAATGCTACGGATATCATCAATAGGGCAAAGGGTGTCAATTTCCTCAACGATTGGATAGGTAAGAAATAGCCATTAAAGGCTGGAACCGAAGGAGGTTGGCAGTCATAGGAACTTCACTTTTTGAATAGAATGAGTTAACAAAGTTAACTTCGTTAACATGGTAAAATGGGGAATAGGCTATCTTAAACGTATTATCCAATATTTCAAATATCATTATTCCGGTGGTAATATTCTATATCGTCGCCTATGGTGTCATAAATAAGCAGAACGTCTATGAGGAATTCATCAAGGGGGCAAAAGATGGTTTCCATACGGTAATAGATATTATGCCCACCTTGGTGGGACTGATGGTGGCGGTGGGAGTGCTGCGAGCTTCCGGGTTTCTCGGCTTCATCGGAAAGCTTTTTAAGGGAGTGACAGACATGATCGGTTTCCCCTCGGAGCTCGTTCCGCTGATTTTTATCAAAATGTTCTCATCGTCGGCAGCCACTGGCCTGGTGCTGGATATTTTCAAGACTTACGGCCCGGACTCCTACATCGGCATGATAACGTCTATCATGATGAGCTGCACGGAGACCATTTTCTACACGATGTCCGTGTATTATATGGCGGCGAAAGTAACAAAGACGAAATATACCCTGCCAGGCGCACTTATCAGTACCTTAGTGGGGGTGGTTCTTAGCGTTATACTGGCAGGGATGATGAAGTGAATTTGCGCGCTACTCCCAACTAAAATTTTCCGTTCCGGCACCAACTTCAAAGTGCTTTTTCACTATCCCCAGATCGACCTTGGAATAAAAGCCGCCGGTCGATTTGGCGGATACTCTTTTTCCTGAAAGCGTAATCAGGAATTTCTGCTGGTTCGTCGCTGTGGGAGCCAAAAGCG includes:
- a CDS encoding DUF2804 domain-containing protein, translated to MKARNHEVTAAQKLLSADGSIAERGWSRQQLQTYRREDIKAPKFRIKEWDYYLVMNEDYGAAFTVSDDGYIGLQSVSLLDFKKKWEHTETILNFLPMGRLHMPASSREGDVRYEDKRLRISFCLEEEKRIIDCLFHNFYEGRDFACHIELEQPDMDTIAIATPWKGKKKAFYYNQKINCMRAKGWMESGGERYEFHPDTDFGTLDWGRGVWTYNNVWFWGSGNCNLEGHAFGFNIGYGFGDTGSASENVIFYDYKAHKLEDVTFHIPQDDYLKPWKFTSSDDRFEMDFVPVIDRAAKLNALIIASDQHQVFGRMSGRVVLDDGTALAVKNMMCFAERVHNRY
- a CDS encoding aldehyde dehydrogenase; translated protein: MNRDIKQIMKMQRMFYETGVTKQYRFRIRALERLENALQEYEEELKLALKADLNKSLSESYMAEIGLTKSELSYVKKNLHRWMGPKKVPTPIAQFPADSFILQEPYGIALIMAPWNYPVLLCLEPLIDAIAAGNCVVLKPSAYAPAVSSALKKMLKAIYPEKFVAVVEGGREENAELLEQRFDYIFFTGGVTVGRMVLEKAAKHLTPVTLELGGKSPCIVDKTANVETAAKRIAFGKILNAGQTCVAPDYLLVHKDVKEELLKGICAEWRRMLGEEPLENSDYPKIINQKHFERLLHLTEGEKIITGGTYNAETRQIAPILLDGVTLDSAVMKEEIFGPILPVLTFETRDEIKKLVLSFEKPLAFYLFTEDKDMEQWALGTFSFGGGCINDTLVHLASSHLPFGGVGGSGMGSYHGKVGFETFSHSKSVLKSGYHPDVPFRYHPYSDTKDKAIRLFLK
- a CDS encoding methyl-accepting chemotaxis protein, whose amino-acid sequence is MKLRNFKVRTKMLALGLMVVVAMTGICFGFLTSIGKISEASLVQMEEVMTTDYDSKIKEQVENAISMLEAVYAKYEAGEYTLEEAETLGADLLREIRYGESGYFWADTYEGDNVVLLGNETEGTNRMETKDANGFQMVKEIIRVGREPEGGYTDYYFPREGGTEAFPKRSYSKAFEPFGWVIGTGNYIDDINKALDETQQEQKAFATESLARLFSVTAAVLVVVALFTFIIAMEIIKALKTALAYNEVLGDGDFTVTLPDNFLARRDDFGLLSRVMDRMKNNLKGLIVEIHGDIHVIKEMTSNINEKVLEVNQEMETVSATTQELAASMEETAASAQEISAMSQEIEASAKNIAGKSEDGAQRVADIRMRAEKAMEDTKQDHEAARKINNRMKAELGQALENIRVVEEISVLTDSIMGITSQTNMLALNASIEAARAGEAGKGFAVVAEQIRVLAEQSRQAVANIQTITGQVKEAVSALSLYAKQLLDFVSTDVSESYNSFEETAQAYEEDAQFVDGLITEFSKEASRLLDSITGIMEAIEEVGNASGEGAEGTTDIAGRVSSVVIQTGQMTKAVQEANDRVQKVNGEIRKFKTE
- a CDS encoding spore maturation protein, yielding MVIFYIVAYGVINKQNVYEEFIKGAKDGFHTVIDIMPTLVGLMVAVGVLRASGFLGFIGKLFKGVTDMIGFPSELVPLIFIKMFSSSAATGLVLDIFKTYGPDSYIGMITSIMMSCTETIFYTMSVYYMAAKVTKTKYTLPGALISTLVGVVLSVILAGMMK